The window AGACGAACCGCCCACCTTAACTCTGGAGGGAGACCGGACTGGCATGGCTGCCTCTGACAGTCAGCTGGCTGCTGTCGCCAAGGTAACACTGACGTGTGGTTTGATTGACGTGTGACGTGTGATGTGATTGACGTGTGACGGGCAGTTTGATTTACGTGTGACGTAATTGTCACATACGTTTGATTGATGTGTGATGTGCGGTTTGATTGACGTGTGACATGCGATGTGATTGATGTGTGACTTGTGGTTTTAGTGACGTGTGACGTGCGATGTGTTTGACGTGTGACGTGCAGTTTGATTGACGTGTGACGTGCGGTTTGATTGACGTGTGACGTGCAGTTTGATTGACGTGTGACGTGCAGTTTGATTGACGTGTGACGTGCGGTTTGATTGACGTGTGACGTGCAGTTTGATTGACGTGTGACGTGCGATGTGATTGACGTGTGACGTGTTACGTGCGGTTTGTTTGACGTGTGACGTGCAGTTTGATTGACGTGTGACGTGCGATGTGATTGACGTGTGACGTGCGGTTTGATTGACGTGTGACGTGCAGTTTGATTGACGTGTGACGTGCGATGTAATTGACGTGTGACATGAAGTTTGATTGACGTGCGATGTGATTGACGTGTTACGTGCGGTTTGTTTGACGTGTGACGTGCAGTTTGATTGACGTGTGACGTGCAATGTGATTGACGTGTGACATGCAGTTTGATTGACGTGTGACGTGCGATGTGATTGACGTGTGACGTGCGGTTTGATTGACGTGTGACGTGCGGTTTGATTGACGTGTGACGTGCGGTTTGATTGATGTGTGACGTGCGGTTTGATTGACGTGTGACGTGCAATGTGATTGACGTGTGGCGTGCGATGTGGTCGACGTGTGACGTGCGGTTTGATTGACGTGCGACGTgtggtttgattgacagctgggcTCGGAGGCGTGGCCTGAGCTGGTGTGCGTGTCGGAGCTGAAGCCTGGATACTCCGACTGCGGCCACAACTCATTCAAGGTCACCTTCAACAACCGAGTCACACACCTGCGCCTCAACATGCACCCaggtacacatacacacatgttatcaaatactactactactactactactaccactactactactaatagagTATATGTGTGTCATCAGATGGAGGGATATCCAGGCTGCGGGTGTACGGCGTCGGGCAGAGAGACTGGTCgtctgtctcctcccaccaagACGTCGACCTGGTGGCTCTAACCAATGGGGGAGTCTGCCTCGGCTACAGCGACGCCCACTTTGGGCATCCACGCAACATGATTGGTTGGAATCAGCACCAATAATTTCTACCTTTactttttatgtttattgttgTCATTGGAAATTacgatttatttattattcatggcATTGTCAGCTTTGGTCACTGGACTTCTGGGTGGGTGGTCTGGTGACACTGGTGTGATGTGTTTGCAGGTCTCGGCCGAGCTGTCAACATGGCCGACGGCTGGGAAACGGCCCGCCGACTGGACAGACCCAAACACCTGAAGGTCTAAACAAACACTGACCtccacattaacattaacattaacatgaaCCTAATTCTGACTGTAACTGTGAAAGAAAGCTTGAACTGACCTTTCAGGACGTAAGGAGGGGACAAAATGTcctaacattattatttattatttaaaaatattccCTCTTTCCAAAATGTCTTTACTTTTACTCAGTTtctaaaaatgtcctcacatTTCCCAAAAGTGACTTATTTCCACAAAATACTAGCAACTCACATGACTAACTGGACTaacgatactaacaactcacatGACTAGCGACtccgtgactcacaggactgccTATACTagtgactcacatgactcacgtgactgacgatactaacgactcacatgactcacgtgacttatgatactaacgactcacgatactaatgactcacatgactcacgtgactcacgtgactcatgatactaacgactcacgtgactcacgtgactcacggtactaacgactcacgtgactcacatgactcacggtactaacgactcacttgactcacaggactgatgatactaatgACTCGTGACTATCGACTCACCGGAATAATTTGAACACAGGTACAGCCAACGGCCGGTTAGCAAgcacgttctgcgcctgcgtgagaggaaataactctccacaccagcaggcggcggtagtctgtattcatcattcaaaaaagggaaagaggaagatcgaggacggcggatatacaaggcgttgttatgatacgtataTGAAACAAAAGCGgcgaaaaaactaggccgacggacgctcaccgacggccgaCCATCAGCTTTAGgagcaacaggaagtcagatggcggctgacggtaccacggtttagcactgtGCGGCTCACATTCGtactgggctactgtagaaacatggcataGAAACATGgctcgctccctatgtagaaataaacggctcattctaagctaacgaaaacacaacgattcttattatcagctgattatacactaatgaaaacatagttatgaatattatatttctgccaatagatccctgaaatgttacacactggtcctttaaatgtctCCCTGCTGGCTGGGTTGCAGGTGGACCAGCGAGGGATCCTGCAGGTCCCGGGCTGGGAGTGGGCGGTGTTTCGCCTCGGTCATCCTGGAGTGATCAGCAGCGTCGAGGTCGACACCAACCACTTCAAAGgtcctcacacacacctgctgtttttttctttaaaatgaatttCTTGATGAGCAGAAGAAAATAACCCGTGGGTTTCCATCCAGGTAACTTCCCGGACTCCTGCAGTATCGAGGGTTGTTCTTTGACCCCTGAGGAGGAAGCTCAGTGCATCAAGACTAGGTGGAATTCTGGGAAATGGCAGGTCCTTCTTCCCCCTCAGAAAGTACGTAATATCCGTGAATATCCCAGTCAGTTTGTTTGAATGTAGAGCTCCATGTGCAGGCGGATGGATCAATCAGAGGAAGTATTCTTCCAGTAACTCACGGATCTGGAaacatctcctcttttcctcaCAGATAACTTTACCAACAACAACAGACGAAcgtttcaggctgttctcaaccacagtttgtagctatacctgcAAAAacgaatgcactgtaattcataaacagtatatatacagtatatatatttatatatactgtatatatatcccaaaaaatcattttgtatttaatccacgtaattgtgaaccaggaagtatagagagcaacaaacgccgcgcagggaggaggttgggggggATAGAAAAACACCAGACGTTcaccaggagatcgctgttcatgtcccgtctgaaactaaaagtaacgttgacttattttgtctcctgagtcgttagtatcgtcagccccaTGAATCCCGTTAGTCCCTAGTGACGTGAGTCGTTAATATCGCCAGCCCTGTGAGTCgctagtatcgtcagtcccatgagtccctaaccctaaccctagtcactagtcagtgaggttaacgtcaaccacgaccgtttcctaaccctaactaagtggttgtgttgcctaaacccaacttcctgtgaaaacggaagtttattttgaaaggacactatgcatgtaacgagcatatattgacacgccgtccctggtccatccaaaagtaacgctagaggggtaccccaTGCGTCGAtttccaatgccgaggggcgttgaccaagcggcggtatttgccgagttgggagtgaggatGTACTAGCTGTCCAGGCCGTGTGCATCACTTTTTAGTGTCCCCTGGAAACAGTTTCCATCGTGTCGTGTGAGCTCCTTGCAGGgcatttctgtatttgtttgtcttttctctATTTGCAGCACGTTGAGCTCTTAGGGCCTCCGTAGTTCAACCTTAAAACTTACAAATCTGCGTTACTCGTATAACAATAAAAGTTTAGTTTTTCAGCTTTCAGCTCAAACAATGAGTCCTGAACATTATCAGAGGATGTTTCTCCGGTTTGTATATAAACTgcttcctgtgtttgtgtctgcagctgCGTCCTCATCACAGACATCTCTACAGTGAGGCCGAGCTCGCTCTCAGCTCACCTGTCAGCCACGTTCGCCTCATCATCAGCCCTGACGGAGGGGTCAGCCGGCTCCGCCTCTGGGGTCGACCCACGCCCGTCAGTGTAGCTCCGGCCAATCAGAAGAGGCCGGCGTCCAAACTGTGATGCTCCGAACACCCGACGTCCATCACTGAAcatcaaacacagagaggatgTAAAGTTTCTGTGTTTAATTACGTttctacggaagccctgaaaggcaagcgagaacttttttttttttttctggtgatccattttctgaGTCTGATCcaaattattttctctcctgacttacgacttaagaacaggtgaaaataaatgttttaccAGGATGATGTGTCTAAggtccttctttttcttctttttttctgtgaaacagCTGGAAATAAAAAATTCAGGATCATTTTTCTAGTAGTCTAAGTTACTTTTTCTTCCTGTGTGAAAAGAAgtgaaattcttttttttttttcaggctgaTTTTTCtaagtttctttgtttttctttacagcCGTGTGAAAACAGGTCTACAGGCCAACAGGCTGATTTTATTGAGTTAATTTTTCTTcctgtatgaaaaaaaatatgcaaattttTTTGCCTCTGTGGAaacagttgattttttttaggctgATTTATCTaagttacttcttttttttttttacctctgtgtgaaaacaggtgcatttttgttttgtttggttctTTTTAGGCTGTGACTTCTTCTTTTTTGCCTCtgtgtaaaaactttttttttttagttttgtctcTTAATTAAAGCAGGTGGAAGAAAATTagtatttgttgttgtaatacttattttaaccatcAGAGGGCACCACTACCCCATCTTCTAAATAGAACTGAGCATTcaggttttcttccaggtgagttttaatttctccatgcactctaaacacaaggtaCGTATAAACCGTTTCAACGGCATtgcattgcaaaaaaaatgtttttttcccactggtttcacaggaaaaaaaaaaaacttagaaaggatagaaaataatttagatcagacttagaaaatgaaaaacaaaaaaaaacattctcgcttgcctttcagggcttcagTCAGAGTAGAAGATAAAATAaacctttattgatccccagagaGGAAATTCTGTTGTTGCAGCAGTACGAAATAAgtaaaatagaaagaaataaGAATAAGTACAGAtagatacaaataaataaataataagaggtatatgaaactaaaataaaattgaaaatagaAACTATACAAGTGCATTtggagagataaaaaaaaatgtttttgttttaaaaacctttaaaaagaAGCTATTTAATAAACTTCATATTTCTCTTTGTGTCCTTTCAGCCTTTCAGCAGTCTGACCCTGAGTAACCCAAACATTTACCCACAATCCCCTCTGTGTCTCATTGATTTAGATTTCATTTTATCGGCTGGATCTCCTCCGTCGATCAGCTGAATATTTCTCCTCAATTAATAACCTGAAATAACCGATTCAGAGGATCAGTGACGTctccaccttcttcttcttcttcttcttcttctttttcttcagaaATTAGTGATAAAATAATCAAGTAGTCATTGATCTGCTGCTCATTGATTTCCTTTAGTCTTCGCCTCCGTCTGCCGGTGTTCTCAGTCTTCCTCACCACTCAAGGTCAACTTTAATCAACCTCAGCCTCCCCCCGCTGAAATAGAGAACTGAATTAACCTCGTCTGCATCGAAGCCCTCCTCGTCCAGGATCCTCGTTCAGaccaatttcaggaaaagtcaAATCAACATCGCTATAAGTCTCTTATCGCCTCTTACGGCGTAAACGGAGAAAGTAAAGGAAAGACGTAAAACATGAAGTAAAGGAGGCTAACATGAACAGGATCCACGTCCTGCTGAAGACAGAGTTCATGTGTCCCCATCCCCCCGTCCTCCAGGGTCAGCCACTCAACAGCGCTGAGCTTGgacctgacctttgaccccgccTGTGCAGCCTCAGCAGCGAGGCGGACGTGTGTGTCAACCACTCAGACCAAATTATGGCAATTAGCCGCCCTGTGTGGGCCGACCCGGCTTCACTCCACCTCCATCAGTCTCCCTCCATCAGTCTCCCTCCGTCAGTCTCCCTCCGTCAGTCTGTCTCCATCAGTCTCCCTCCGTCAGTCTGTCTCCATCAGTCTGTCTCCATCAGTCTCCCTCTGTCAGTCTCTCTCCGTCAGTCTGTCTCCATCAGTCTCCCTCAATCAGTCTGTCTCCATCAGTCTCCATCTATCAGTCTGTCTCCATCAGTCTGTCTCCATCAGTCTCCCTCCATCAGTCTCCCTCCGTCAGTATGTCTCCATCAGTCTGTCTCCGTCAGTCTGTCTCCATCAGTCTgtctccatcagtcagtctcCCTCCATCAGTCTCCATCAGTCTGTCTCCATCAGTCACCCTCCATCAGTGTCCCTCCATCAGTCTGTCTCCCTCCATCAGTCTGTCTCCATCATTCTGTCTCCGTCAGTTTGTCTCCATCAGTCTGTCTCCATCAGTCTCCCTCCATCAGTCTGTCTCCATCAGTCTGTCTCCATCAGTCTCCCTCCATCAGTCTCCCTCCATCAGTCTGTCTCCATCAGTCTGTCTCCATCAGTCTCCCTCCATCAGTCTCCCTCCATCAGTCTGTCTCCATCAGTCTCCCTCCATCAGTCTGTCTCCATCAGTCTGTCTCCATCAGTCTCCCTCCATCAGTCTCCCTCCATCAGTCTGTCTCCATCAGTCTGTCTCCATCAGTCTGTCTCCAGGTGTTTTAGAGTAGtttagagaggtgaagtcccgcccccttcTGGTGGACTACCATGGGACcttaaagaatatatatatagacccTGACCCCCCCCGTAGTCTCTCTCAGACCCTGACCCACCCTCAGACTGTAGACCTGATATCTCTCTGTGGTTTCTGATCATCGACCGGCTCTCTGACGTTAATAAAGATGAAGCACGGAGAGGAAATTAAAGCTTCTAATGAGATCATATCCATCACGTTCTGCTCTTTGACCTATCGCACAACCCCCAtctcctccaaacacacaccagTACGACCAGTACGACCAGTACGACCACTGCgaccctcttcttcctctcttcataTCTCTCTGGTTCTGAACTCCAAACATCAGTCAAcgtggttctgctggttctgttGGTTCTGCTGGCTCCGTCAGACCGTGACCTTcagggaaggaggttaaataacgctccaaacatacgctaaattttggcgaggaaaaaccgtaatgtccattttcaaaggggtcccttgacctctgacctccagatatgtgaatgtaaatgggttctatgggtacccacgagtctcccctttacagacatgcccactttatgatcatcacatgcagtttggggcaagtcatagtcaagtcagcacactgacacactgacagctgttgttgcctgttgggctgcagtttgccatgttatgatttgagcatattgttttatgctaaatgcagtacctgtgagggtttctggacaatatctgtcattgttttgtgttgttaattgatttacaataataaatatatacatacatttgcataaagcagcatatttgcccactcccatgttgataagagtattaaatacttgacaaatctccctttaagatacattttgaacagataacaaatgtgtgattaaattgagattaatcgcaattaaatattttaatcgattaacagccctaggtcaaatatgaaatgaagacgaagctgcaggtgtgtgtttaaCACGGTATCTGTGACATCATCCTGTATCAGTGTTTAACAGCAGGGGGCAGTAGAGACTCAGTCTGACTGTCAGACAGGAAGTTCATGTGCAGACGAGATGATCTGAgactttatgtaaatgaggaggaagaggaggacgaggaggaggaggaggaagaggaggtgacagcagagaggagaaaagagaaataataaaaatcttTTAGACTTGATGGTGAACACAGTCAGCTGATCACTGTGAAACAAGAATCACTTAATAACTAATGATTAATTCACCCTCAACACACAACGTCATAAAAGCAAGACTTCCTgaaaccctttaaaacacaaagCCCTTATTTATCAAATAAAGACGAGGACCTTCAGCTTAATTTATgcatgcatgtgattatcataaagtgggcatgtctgtaaaggggagactcgtgggtacccatagaacccatttacattcactgatctggaggtcagaggtcaagggacctctttcaAAATGgtcatgaccgtttttccttgctaaaatttagcccaactttgtagcgttatttaacctccttcccgacatggttGTTACTCTGGAGACGTGGCTGTTCGCTGAGTATTGCTGAGTTTAACGATAATGTTAtcagtatataattattaattcagGGTGCCTGCGGGAGATATTTAATTTTTGATTTCAGTCGTGTAAAAAGTTCCACAGTAGCTGCAACGGGTATCCGAGGTGTTTACCTTACCAACGCCTTGAAGAAGTGATGTcttaactactactactactactac is drawn from Sebastes umbrosus isolate fSebUmb1 chromosome 18, fSebUmb1.pri, whole genome shotgun sequence and contains these coding sequences:
- the allc gene encoding allantoicase; this translates as MAERRAAVKETAEPDFLQFNDLACEAVGGKVVFATDEWFAPAANLLKREPPQFIASAFTEFGKWMDGWETRRKRITGHDWCIIQLGVPGRIYGFDVDTSFFTGNHSPYVSIQAGCLDEPPTLTLEGDRTGMAASDSQLAAVAKLGSEAWPELVCVSELKPGYSDCGHNSFKVTFNNRVTHLRLNMHPDGGISRLRVYGVGQRDWSSVSSHQDVDLVALTNGGVCLGYSDAHFGHPRNMIGLGRAVNMADGWETARRLDRPKHLKVDQRGILQVPGWEWAVFRLGHPGVISSVEVDTNHFKGNFPDSCSIEGCSLTPEEEAQCIKTRWNSGKWQVLLPPQKLRPHHRHLYSEAELALSSPVSHVRLIISPDGGVSRLRLWGRPTPVSVAPANQKRPASKL